Proteins encoded together in one Schistocerca americana isolate TAMUIC-IGC-003095 chromosome 8, iqSchAmer2.1, whole genome shotgun sequence window:
- the LOC124625757 gene encoding prisilkin-39-like, whose protein sequence is MASGILCTVVLLAWLATGAAASLAPRPYYDSYDYDYDYTYRQPARYVYRRPLYAHSFSSVYRYPYASQPYLPADYPRYYGRYDGLRDYDYGIYGGYGSYGGYGGYDGYGGYGGYRGYGGYGRYYL, encoded by the exons TGCACGGTTGTGCTGCTGGCGTGGCTGGCCACGGGCGCGGCCGCCTCGCTGGCGCCCAGGCCCTACTACGACAGCTACGACTACGACTACGACTACACCTACCGCCAGCCCGCGCGCTACGTCTACCGCCGGCCGCTCTACGCTCACTCCTTCAGCTCCGTCTACAGATACCCGTATGCATCGCAGCCATACCTTCCAGCAG ACTATCCGAGGTACTATGGGCGCTATGATGGACTGAGAGACTACGACTACGGTATCTATGGTGGATATGGGTCCTACGGTGGCTATGGTGGTTATGATGGATATGGTGGATACGGTGGCTATCGTGGCTATGGTGGCTATGGTAGATATTACTTGTGA